The following proteins come from a genomic window of Carassius gibelio isolate Cgi1373 ecotype wild population from Czech Republic chromosome B8, carGib1.2-hapl.c, whole genome shotgun sequence:
- the LOC127964265 gene encoding frizzled-10-B has product MFAATFGLSLVLLCIVRFCSAISSIDPDRPGEGRCQEIAIPLCKDIGYNLTVMPNLMGHEDQSEAAIKLHEFAPLIEFGCHSHLKFFLCSLYAPMCTEQVSTPIPACRVMCEQARQKCSPIMEQFNFHWPKSLDCSRLPNKNDPNYLCMEAPNNGTDEPPKGSHTQPPDSRPPRPGNSQELPIKERVGKTTCSNPGKFHYVQKSESCAPKCYSNVDVYWSKGDKRFSMVWIAIWSILCFISSAFTVLTFLIDPQRFKYPERPIIFLSMSYCVYSVGFLIRLFVGVENVACDRDGGVQYIIQEGLESTGCTIVFLILYYFGMASSLWWVILTLTWFLAAGKKWGHEAIEANSSYFHLAAWAIPAIKTIMILVMRKVAGDELTGVCYVGSMDVKALTGFVLIPLSCYLIIGTSFLLSGFVALFHIRKVMKTEGENTDKLEKLMVRIGVFSVLYTVPATCVIACYFYERLNMDYWKILAGEQKCTEDSKSGEECVMKSSIPAMEIFMVKIFMLLVVGITSGMWIWTSKTLQSWQNVFSRKLKKKTRRKAACVFTGSGPYLKPHPALKGHKAKYEPAGPPATCV; this is encoded by the coding sequence ATGTTTGCTGCCACTTTTGGACTCAGCCTTGTGCTGCTGTGCATTGTCAGGTTTTGTTCTGCTATCAGCTCCATCGACCCAGACCGGCCAGGTGAAGGAAGATGCCAAGAGATCGCCATTCCACTCTGTAAGGACATTGGCTACAACTTGACAGTTATGCCGAACTTAATGGGACATGAAGATCAAAGTGAGGCAGCCATAAAGCTGCACGAGTTTGCTCCGCTGATTGAGTTCGGCTGCCACAGTCATCTGAAGTTTTTCTTGTGCTCGCTCTACGCTCCCATGTGCACGGAGCAGGTATCCACACCCATCCCAGCGTGCCGCGTAATGTGTGAGCAGGCAAGGCAGAAGTGTTCTCCAATCATGGAGCAGTTTAACTTCCACTGGCCTAAGTCACTAGACTGTTCCAGACTGCCAAATAAAAATGACCCCAATTATCTCTGTATGGAGGCACCCAACAATGGCACTGACGAGCCCCCAAAAGGCTCCCACACTCAGCCGCCAGACTCCCGCCCCCCTCGGCCAGGTAACAGCCAAGAACTGCCAATAAAGGAAAGGGTCGGTAAGACGACATGCAGCAATCCTGGAAAGTTTCATTATGTTCAGAAGAGCGAGTCCTGTGCTCCCAAGTGTTACTCCAATGTTGATGTGTACTGGAGCAAGGGTGACAAGCGCTTCTCCATGGTGTGGATTGCCATCTGGTCCATCCTGTGCTTCATCTCCAGTGCCTTTACCGTCCTCACCTTCCTCATCGATCCACAGCGCTTCAAGTACCCCGAGCGACCCATTATCTTCTTGTCTATGTCTTATTGTGTCTACTCTGTGGGCTTTCTTATAAGACTTTTCGTGGGGGTGGAAAATGTGGCCTGTGACCGTGACGGTGGCGTTCAGTACATTATCCAGGAAGGCTTGGAAAGCACTGGCTGCACTATAGTCTTCCTCATTCTTTATTACTTCGGAATGGCCAGTTCCCTGTGGTGGGTTATTCTGACTCTCACATGGTTCCTCGCAGCTGGGAAAAAATGGGGTCATGAGGCCATCGAAGCCAACAGCAGCTACTTCCATCTAGCGGCATGGGCCATACCAGCTATTAAGACCATCATGATCCTGGTTATGAGGAAGGTAGCGGGAGATGAGCTCACAGGGGTCTGCTATGTGGGCAGCATGGATGTCAAAGCCTTGACGGGTTTTGTTCTTATTCCCCTCTCTTGCTACCTCATTATTGGCACTTCCTTTCTGCTCTCAGGGTTTGTGGCGCTCTTTCACATCCGTAAGGTCATGAAGACCGAAGGAGAGAATACGGATAAGCTGGAGAAGCTGATGGTTCGGATCGGGGTCTTCTCTGTGCTCTACACAGTCCCCGCCACTTGCGTCATCGCCTGCTATTTTTACGAGCGTCTCAACATGGATTATTGGAAAATTCTAGCAGGAGAGCAGAAGTGCACTGAGGACAGTAAGAGCGGCGAGGAGTGTGTGATGAAGAGCTCCATCCCGGCTATGGAGATCTTCATGGTTAAGATTTTTATGTTGCTGGTGGTGGGCATCACCAGTGGCATGTGGATCTGGACCTCTAAAACGCTACAGTCGTGGCAAAATGTTTTCAGCCGCAAACTTAAAAAGAAGACGAGGAGGAAGGCTGCATGTGTTTTCACAGGAAGTGGACCTTACCTCAAGCCTCATCCTGCACTGAAAGGACATAAAGCCAAGTATGAACCGGCCGGTCCTCCTGCGACCTGTGTATGA